The Pontibacter sp. SGAir0037 DNA segment CCTGATATAACGGCTAAATTTGTAGGCTGCCAGTACAGGCTTTAAAAACGGAATGTTGCCCAATTGCAGCAGGGAAGCCACACGCCCCGGCACGACCAGTAGTTGCGCCTGCAGCAGCAGCTGGTACCTGATAAAACCCAGGTGCTTCTTATACTGCTTGTACAGATCGGTGGCATAAAGGCTCATCCGTAGGTTTTGCTCCAGGTGTTCGGCACGCATCTTCAGCCAGTCCGGGTAAGTAGCAGGCAGTTCTTTTAAGCCCATACGGCTCCCAACACGGTAAAACACCTCAAATACCTCTTCTTTTTCTGAAAAGCTTAGTTTCCGCTCCAATATTTCGTAAGAACGGATGGAATAATCGATGAGCATAAACAACACATCTCGGTAGGCCCAATCCGGAATAGAGGCTCCTCTGGCTTTTTCTACACCAGCATGAATAGCCGCCATTTTATCAATCGCATTATTAGCAGCAGATTTTTCCAGGAAAACAATCTGGCGGGCATAGGCTACAGTAGAAAAAAGCCTGCCAAGCGGATCGGCTGGCAAACGCCCCGTAAAGTAAAGCCAGTCAACGGCTTTATTCAGCGCAAATTCTGCGGATGCTCCGGCAAAGATAAACAGAATTGTATCGCCTTTCCCCCATATTTCCCGAACTATTGAGCCTTTCTTTACAAAATATTCCATACCTGTTAAACATCAACTTATAGAAATCGGTGCAACCAAACCAGAGAATTTAGCCGGACCTGCAGGTACAGATAGATTAGATTCGCCGATACATTTCCTGCAGTAACCAGTTAGAAACAAGAGAGTTGCCAGAAAGATCGTAGGCAAACAAATTGAAAAGATAAGTACAGCAGCGTTAGTGCTTATGCCCCTAGCACCAACTGTTGCACCTTATCCGCAGTAAGGGGCTTATTAATAAACTCCCCGATATTGTACAAACTGGCAGTTTCCACATCTTTAGGTGAGATGGAAGAAGTCAGCAATACAATCCGGACAGGACCGCTGAAGGAAAACCTCTGAAAATGCTCCAGGAACTCAAAGCCATTCATCACAGGCATATTAATATCCAATAAGATCAGATCCGGATAGGTATCCTGCCCCTGATGCTTCTCTACAAAATCAAGGGCCTCCTTTCCGTTCAGGGTCGTACTGATATGCTCTATACTGTTTACCTTCTTTAGCAATCGCTGTGCAATAAAATTGCTGGCAGAGTCATCGTCGACCAGTAAAACATTCTTAATCTGAGGCATACTAAATTCTTACTCCTTTAAATTAAAAACAGCAGGCAATTCAATCCTGTGTTCCTGCTAATTACCTGCTTCACCTGCCAGCATAAAGCTTGGCTTTATTTCTGCAAGTGTACAACTACTACAGCTGATTTGGCTAAAACAACTAACATTAAGTAAAAATGTTTACTTTCTTCAGGTTTTACTTTGACAAATGTATATTAAAAACATTATTAAAATTAACCGATATAACCCTTCACTATAAATTAGCTATTCCGAATATATAAGCTTCGTCAAATTTAGTAAAAACAGCGTTATAACAATCATTAAAAACTTATAATTTCTGCACTTTATCTTATATCAGCTTCTTAAACTATTTCTCAGATTATCTCCTTCAAACGGACAGACTTTCTTTTAAAACTTCTTAAACCATTAAGGGCTAGTTCTATAGGCCAAAACCCAAACATAGATTTAAAAAATATAAGGTTTAAGTGCTTTTTAGCATACGCAAAAAATGCTTGCCAGTATGCTTTTGTACTATAAAGTAATGAGTAATTGAAGAAGCTGAAAAAAAGTAGTCTGTCAGCTGAATTTGGGATGGGAAAATAAGATAAATGTCATAATAACGCTTAAAATAAATGTGTAACCACTTACTTTATGTTAAGTAAATTTTTATACTTTAGATGCCGATCTGATAAAACAGGTTTAAATAGTTTTCTTTAACAAGATTGTAAGTGCAAAATTAAAGTGCCTGCATACTTTTCTTCGGATATTTTAACCAATGCTTAAACTTAACAAGGTCCATCATATAGCTATTCTCTGTTCAGACTATACAAGATCGAAGGAGTTTTACACTCAGGTACTTGGGCTGGAGATCATCAGGGAAGTTTATCGCGCAGAAAGGCAGTCCTATAAGCTGGACCTGGCGCTGAATGGTGCCTATATACTTGAGTTGTTTTCTTTTCCTGACCCGCCACAACGGCCATCTCAACCAGAGGCGACAGGTCTCAGGCACCTGGCTTTCGAAGTTGAAAACATAGAGACAGCCGCAGCGGCTCTACAAGAAAAAGGAGTGCCCGTGGAAGCCATACGAATAGATCCGACTACCCAGAAGAAGTTTGTATTTTTTTCAGATCCTGACCAGTTACCCATAGAATTTTACGAACGATGAAGCACAACCTTTTGCGATAGCACCAGGTAAGCTGAGTCAAATTTTTAATTAAAACTATTCATAATTTTTAAACATTTATACCATGGCTGGAATTTCTCCGTCTACCAAACCCACGCCTACTGAAACGCCCTACGATAGCAGGCAAAATTTTTCCGGGCCTCTTACTATTGTAACACTGCTCTTTTTCATGTGGGGCTTTATCACCTGCATGAATGATATCCTGATACCGAAGCTGCAGCAGGTATTTACCCTGCAACTCTGGCAGGCAATGCTTATCCAGACGGCATTCTTTGGAGCATACTTTATTATTTCGCTGCTTTACTTTCTTTTTTCCATAACAAAAGGCGACCCGATTATGAAAATCGGGTACAAAAACGGCATTATCGTTGGTTTGATTGTAGCGGCCATTGGTTGCACGCTTTTCTTCCCGGCCGCCAGCCTCGAGAGCTACGCCTTCTTCTTGGTGGCGCTTTTTGTGTTGGCCTCCGGCATCACCATTCTACAGATTGCCGCTAACCCTTATGTTACCATCCTGGGTGCACCTGAAGGAGCTGCCAGCCGCCTGAACCTGACACAGGCACTTAACTCGCTGGGTACGACTGTAGCACCTGTTATAGGAGGTTATCTTATTTTTGAAGGAGTACAGGAGTTACAGGCATCTGGTGCCGATGCTGTTAAAATGCCTTACCTGGGCCTTGCAGCAACCTTGCTGCTGATAGCAGTATTAATTAAACTGGCGAAGCTGCCCCATGTAACCGGTGAAGGTAAAATTATTGCAGACGCTGGCGCTCTGAAGCACCGCCACCTGGTTCTGGGTATCATCTGTATTTTTATGTATGTTGGAGGTGAGGTGTCTATCGGTAGTGCACTGATCAACTTTTTTAAATTACCGCAGATAGCAGGTTTAGGAGAAACAGAAGCAGGACACTTTCTGGCCTTTTATTGGGGAGGCGCCATGATCGGCAGGTTCTTTGGAGCCGTTGCCCTTGCTCAGTTTAAGAACAACTCTTACAAATACCTGATCTTTGCCCTGATTGGTGCTATTACTTTTGCTGCCGTTTACAGTATCTATGGCATGAACGAAGCCTTGATCACCATTGGCCTGGTAGCTGTTAACTTTATCGTGTTGCTGATAGGCAGCTTTATACCGAGTCGCACTTTAGGTTTCTTTGCTGCCAGCGTTATGGGCTTGTTGCTGATCACCATCTTTGCCGAAGGCCAGTTAGCCATGTGGTCAGTTATAGCAATAGGCTTGTTCAACTCTATCATGTTCCCTACTATCTTTACACTGGCCATCAAAGGCCTGGGAATTCATACCAGCCAGGGTTCGTCGTTGCTTGTAATGGCTATTGTAGGTGGAGCAATTGTGCCGCCACTGCAGGGTGTTGTAGCAGACGTAACAGGCAACCTGCAGCTTTCATTCCTGATTCCGCTGTTTTGCTACCTGTACATTTTATACTATGGTTTTATCGGCTCTAAACCTAAAACCGTAGAATAACCGACAACTGGCACAACCTTATAGCAAATGGCTCATGCAGCAATTCACCTGCCGCATGGGCCATTTGCTTTTGTACCACCGTTAAAAGCTCACCTGCACCCGGAACTGTAACGAGTTGGCCGTATAATTACCATTAATCCGGCTGTAAACATAGTTCATCATCATACGGGTAGAAGCGTTAAAATACCAGTTAAGTCCCAACGTAACATCAGCCAGAGACGAAAACTGCCTGTCGGTGTGTAGTAGATTAATGCGGGAGTAGCGCAGCCCAAGTTCCCAGGCACCTTTCAGCCTTTCGTGCTCATCAAGTGATACAGAGGAAAATTCGTTGCTGTTAACATTATACTTCCGGCTGCCACGCTTCAGAAAGTAAGAGGCCATCAGGTAATAAGCATTAAACTCCCTGTTATATTGCTCTGTCAGTTCATCTTCTATTTCAGAAAGGCGGGCAAAAGCATGCACATACTCCCCCTGCAGGCACAGGTTTCCTTCTGAATAGCCTAGTTCACCTCCGATCTGCCGCACGTTTTTTACATGCTCCAGCATGCCGGTTCTTATATAGCGGGCACCGGTATTAGTCTCGTTATAAGATTTAATTTCATATTCATTATCATTTGGCGTGCGGGTATTTAAAGCCAGACCTATATGAAGTGCCCGGTTAGCGGTACTGTCATACAAAGGATTATATGCGAAGCGGGTGCTCAATGAGTGGTTTCCATCTCCTTCCAGGTCTTCGGCCAGTTCATCTGTGATTCTGTAAATGCCTGTATAAATGTGAAGCTTATCCCTCAGGAGCTTTTTCTGCAGCATAATACCGGTATTCCGGGATATACCCAAAGCGCTGGTAAGCGACCTTTCCATAAACACAATGTAGTTACTGTTTATCTGCTCTTCCATGCCAAAGGGCTCCCGAAAATGCCCGATGGTGACACGATCCACAACAGGCACCCGTAAAAAGGCGACGTAGAGGTCGGCATACGATACAGTTTCACCAAACGTAAATTCAAACTCGTATTCAAACCGATTATTGATGGCACCGCTAAATGCCAGGCGTGCCCTCCTCACCTCCACACTACTTCCTGCCCCTCCCTCAACTGTATCCAGTGCCGATGCCTGTCGTAAAAAAGCCATGTCATAGTGCACCCTGCCTCCTACCCGTATGTTAAAATTACCGTCGCGGCTTTCAAACTTTAACCCCTCGTCCCACTTCGCCTCCAGGTCAGTAGACTGTGCCAGAAGAGATAAACTGATAAATTGCAGGAAAATCATTAATAGTAGCTGTCGCCTCATACAGATTAGTTAGAGAATCCTTTGCCTTTCCTTCAATTCCAAGGCCTGAACCACTTTACACTACTCTATAATCGGCAATTAGTTTTAAAACAAGCATGCAGCCATGGCAGGCTAGTATGCATTTAAGATTGAATGATAACAAGCAGCTGTACTGGCCTCATTTTTGCCGTGGCACCTGCACCAGATGAACGTGCAATACAACAAACAAGATATAGAACCGGAATGTATGTAACTTACACGACAGAATATAGGTAATGTTATGGCCTTCGGGCTGAGAAAAAGCAGCTTTACAGCTGTATCTAACAAAAGATTAAGGCTGCGTCGGGAGCATTGGCACCTGGCATTTTGCAGCATAGAAAACCATTAAATGAATATAAAAAGAGCCCTGTTGAAATTATTTCGCTTGTTGATGTACGGGATGGTGCTCCCTGTACTGCAGTTTTTCAAAACAGAATTTTCTCATTTCTTTCAAAGCCAGAAACCAAAATTTACTGCAGCTTACTGGAAAGATAAGTGGAGCAGGATAAAGCAGCTAAAGTGGCAGAAAGCTGATCTCATTTTCCTGTTGAAAGGAGCTTATAAAATTGGGCTGGTGGTTATTCTTCTGCTGGTATGCTTTTACTTTGCCGTATACCTTGGCTTTTTCGGTCATATGCCGTCCCACCGGGAGCTACGGGCAAAACAGAATAGCGCTGCTTCAGAAGTTTATTCTGCCGATCGTGTGCTGCTTGGAAGATACTACATCCAGGACCGGACTAACGTTAAGTTCGATGATATAGCGACTTCGGCCGTAAATGCGCTTATTGCTACGGAAGATGTGCGGTTTTACAAACACCAGGGCCTCGATATCCGAAGCATGGGCCGTGTTCTTGTTAAATCGCTTCTACTCCAGAACGAAAGCTCCGGCGGGGGCAGTACGCTGAGCCAACAACTTGCCAAAAATATGTACCCCCGGAAAGATTACCGCTTCTGGGATATGCCCATCAATAAACTCCGGGAAATCATTATTGCCCGGCGACTGGAAAGCATTTATACCAAAGAAGAAATTCTGGAGCTTTACCTGAACACAGTGCCTATGGGTGGTAACCTGTATGGCATAGAACGTGCCTCCAGGCGCTTCTTTAACACTACCGCCGACTCGTTAAAAACAGAAGAAGCAGCCGTGTTGATAGGCATGCTGAAAGCAACCACTACATATAACCCGAGACTCGACCTGGAGCGGTCCAGGCGCAGACGCAATGTTGTGTTGGGCCAGATGGCAAAGTATAACTTCTTAGGCCCGGCCGAAGCAGATTCTCTTCAGCAACTACCTTTGAAGCTTCGCTATACCTATGTTACACACAACGATGGCATGGCCCCTTATTTCAGAGAGCAGCTGCGGCAGGAGCTGGTACAATGGTGTGCATCACAGAAAAAAAAGAACGGAGAGCCCTATAACCTCTACACCGACGGGCTTAAAATATACACTACCATTGATGCAGGTATGCAGTTGCATGCTGAGCGGGCAATAACACAGCGGATGGCCGCATTGCAAAAGCAGTTTGATGCACACTGGAAAGGCCGTAGCCCCTGGGGAAATAATGCTTCTGTTCTTCAGAATGCCATGTTACGCTCCGACAGATATAAAAAGCTGAAAGCCGCCGGAAAATCGGATGAAGAAATACGGGAGGTATTCCGGAAACCAGTGCCGATGACTGTGTATAGCTGGGGCGGCAGTAAACGGCGAGATATGAGTCCTTACGACTCGCTGGCCTATTACCAGCGCTTCCTGAACACAGGCTTACTTTCTATGGAGCCTGCCACAGGTTATGTAAGGGCCTGGGTGGGAGGCATAAACCATCATGTGTTTAAGTATGACCACGTCAGATCGAAGCGGCAGGTTGGTTCTACCTTTAAACCGTTTGTGTATGCAGCTGCCCTCGAACAGGGCGTGGAACCCTGTGCTTTTTTTCCGAATGAGCGCATAACCTATCCTACCAACGACAACTGGTCGCCCCGAAACGCGAATGAGCAATACGGAGGAGAGTATACCATGCGCGGTGCCCTGGCACATTCGGTTAATACAGTTTCAGCACAGCTTATTATGCAGGCCGGGGTAGATCGTACAGTCAGGCTGGCACAGCGGTTAGGTATACAGAGCGATCTGCCTGAAGTTCCTGCACTGGCCCTGGGAGTAGCAGATTTATCTCTTTTCGAAATGGTAGGCGCTTATGCCGCTTTTGCAAACGATGGCTATAAAACCACGCCGGTTTACATTGAGCGAATTACAGACCGGAATGGAAATGTTATCAGGCAGCACAGGCCGGAGGAGGTAAAAAGCCGGGCTTTATCCAGAGCCAATGCTGCCATAATGCTGCACCTGATGCGGGGTGTGGTGGAAGAAGGAAGTGCGGCCAAACTACGCTCCGAATTTGGCCTGGCCATGGACATAGCAGGGAAAACCGGCACCACCCAGGATCAAACCGATGGCTGGTTTATTGGCATTACCCCTGAGTTGGTAACCGGCGTATGGGTTGGAGGTGAAAGTCGAAGCATTCGCTTCAGAACACTGGCACTGGGGCAGGGCTCAAACACAGCGCTGCCTATCTGGGGCGACTATATCAGGCGAATAGCCCGCGATCCGGACTATAAAGGCTACTACAACAGTCGCTTTAAACCCTTACCGGCTGAACTGCAGGGTTACCTGAACTGCGAGTCTTACCGCGCCGCGCCGCCTCCTGAAGCTGAAAAGAATTTCCTGGACCGCATCGTAGATCATGTCACCGATAAAGCTGTGCAGACATTTGAAAACTGGAGAGATCGGGCTAAACAAAGACGCGAAGAACGTAAGCGGGCCCGTGAAGACAAGAAGCGGCAGAGACAACGGTAATTTAAGCCCATACCGGACACCCATAAAGTCTGGCCTGTATTTTAAGCCGCAGCTTAGCCTGCTTAAAATACAGGCCAGATCTTTTCCATTGCGTA contains these protein-coding regions:
- a CDS encoding penicillin-binding protein 1A; translated protein: MNIKRALLKLFRLLMYGMVLPVLQFFKTEFSHFFQSQKPKFTAAYWKDKWSRIKQLKWQKADLIFLLKGAYKIGLVVILLLVCFYFAVYLGFFGHMPSHRELRAKQNSAASEVYSADRVLLGRYYIQDRTNVKFDDIATSAVNALIATEDVRFYKHQGLDIRSMGRVLVKSLLLQNESSGGGSTLSQQLAKNMYPRKDYRFWDMPINKLREIIIARRLESIYTKEEILELYLNTVPMGGNLYGIERASRRFFNTTADSLKTEEAAVLIGMLKATTTYNPRLDLERSRRRRNVVLGQMAKYNFLGPAEADSLQQLPLKLRYTYVTHNDGMAPYFREQLRQELVQWCASQKKKNGEPYNLYTDGLKIYTTIDAGMQLHAERAITQRMAALQKQFDAHWKGRSPWGNNASVLQNAMLRSDRYKKLKAAGKSDEEIREVFRKPVPMTVYSWGGSKRRDMSPYDSLAYYQRFLNTGLLSMEPATGYVRAWVGGINHHVFKYDHVRSKRQVGSTFKPFVYAAALEQGVEPCAFFPNERITYPTNDNWSPRNANEQYGGEYTMRGALAHSVNTVSAQLIMQAGVDRTVRLAQRLGIQSDLPEVPALALGVADLSLFEMVGAYAAFANDGYKTTPVYIERITDRNGNVIRQHRPEEVKSRALSRANAAIMLHLMRGVVEEGSAAKLRSEFGLAMDIAGKTGTTQDQTDGWFIGITPELVTGVWVGGESRSIRFRTLALGQGSNTALPIWGDYIRRIARDPDYKGYYNSRFKPLPAELQGYLNCESYRAAPPPEAEKNFLDRIVDHVTDKAVQTFENWRDRAKQRREERKRAREDKKRQRQR
- a CDS encoding response regulator translates to MPQIKNVLLVDDDSASNFIAQRLLKKVNSIEHISTTLNGKEALDFVEKHQGQDTYPDLILLDINMPVMNGFEFLEHFQRFSFSGPVRIVLLTSSISPKDVETASLYNIGEFINKPLTADKVQQLVLGA
- a CDS encoding VOC family protein; translated protein: MLKLNKVHHIAILCSDYTRSKEFYTQVLGLEIIREVYRAERQSYKLDLALNGAYILELFSFPDPPQRPSQPEATGLRHLAFEVENIETAAAALQEKGVPVEAIRIDPTTQKKFVFFSDPDQLPIEFYER
- a CDS encoding OprO/OprP family phosphate-selective porin, translating into MIFLQFISLSLLAQSTDLEAKWDEGLKFESRDGNFNIRVGGRVHYDMAFLRQASALDTVEGGAGSSVEVRRARLAFSGAINNRFEYEFEFTFGETVSYADLYVAFLRVPVVDRVTIGHFREPFGMEEQINSNYIVFMERSLTSALGISRNTGIMLQKKLLRDKLHIYTGIYRITDELAEDLEGDGNHSLSTRFAYNPLYDSTANRALHIGLALNTRTPNDNEYEIKSYNETNTGARYIRTGMLEHVKNVRQIGGELGYSEGNLCLQGEYVHAFARLSEIEDELTEQYNREFNAYYLMASYFLKRGSRKYNVNSNEFSSVSLDEHERLKGAWELGLRYSRINLLHTDRQFSSLADVTLGLNWYFNASTRMMMNYVYSRINGNYTANSLQFRVQVSF
- a CDS encoding oxygenase MpaB family protein, whose translation is MEYFVKKGSIVREIWGKGDTILFIFAGASAEFALNKAVDWLYFTGRLPADPLGRLFSTVAYARQIVFLEKSAANNAIDKMAAIHAGVEKARGASIPDWAYRDVLFMLIDYSIRSYEILERKLSFSEKEEVFEVFYRVGSRMGLKELPATYPDWLKMRAEHLEQNLRMSLYATDLYKQYKKHLGFIRYQLLLQAQLLVVPGRVASLLQLGNIPFLKPVLAAYKFSRYIRLDNVMKSIILPSAYKSEIKELDVALS
- a CDS encoding sugar MFS transporter — encoded protein: MAGISPSTKPTPTETPYDSRQNFSGPLTIVTLLFFMWGFITCMNDILIPKLQQVFTLQLWQAMLIQTAFFGAYFIISLLYFLFSITKGDPIMKIGYKNGIIVGLIVAAIGCTLFFPAASLESYAFFLVALFVLASGITILQIAANPYVTILGAPEGAASRLNLTQALNSLGTTVAPVIGGYLIFEGVQELQASGADAVKMPYLGLAATLLLIAVLIKLAKLPHVTGEGKIIADAGALKHRHLVLGIICIFMYVGGEVSIGSALINFFKLPQIAGLGETEAGHFLAFYWGGAMIGRFFGAVALAQFKNNSYKYLIFALIGAITFAAVYSIYGMNEALITIGLVAVNFIVLLIGSFIPSRTLGFFAASVMGLLLITIFAEGQLAMWSVIAIGLFNSIMFPTIFTLAIKGLGIHTSQGSSLLVMAIVGGAIVPPLQGVVADVTGNLQLSFLIPLFCYLYILYYGFIGSKPKTVE